The Thermacetogenium phaeum DSM 12270 genome segment ACCTGCGATCAGTTAGTAGATTCATTAAAGAGTGAATATGGAGATGAAGGACAATTCAAACCATCCACGATAGAAAATCATCTTATGTCACTTCGTGCCGTAGGGATTGTAGAGGTAGATAAGGTAGACTTAGATGATAATGACAATTTGATATTGTGGTATAAGATTTCTGACTATGGAAAATCTAAATTGTCTTATTTGCCTCAGGGGTGGAAGTAATATATTTTAGAGGGAATGGCCTTTCGGCCATTCCCTACAATTCCAGCTAAATAACAAGAGGCATGGAACCACCTTGACCTTACAAACTTGCTTCTTGTCGTAAGGAATGCCATTATGCTATAGTTATGGGAAATGGCGAAAAATCGGGAATGGCTGAGCTTTCCGAGGCAGGAGTTATCAAAATGAGTGAAGGGACAAAAGAACGGATTATTCAGGAGTATGTGCCCGGAAAGCAGGTAACTTTAGCTCATGTTATTGCTGCACCGGTTCCGGAGATGTGCGAAAAACTCGGTATTAGCAGCAGGGGCGCGATTGGAATTATGACCATTACCCCGGGAGAGGGAGCTATTATTGCAGCTGACATTACGGTGAAAGCCGCAAACGTCGAACTGGTCTATGTCGACAGGTTTAGTGGGTCACTGCGGCTTGACCCCCTAAAATTGGACAATTAGTCTTTATTGCTAACTATTTCATAAAGTATCATTGAATTGTTTAGTCGGAAGGCGGCGGCCTTGACTGCCACCCCGCAGGTGGTAGGCCAGGAACTACCGACGGGGTGGCTCCGGGGAACATGTAGGCAAGGTGTGCACGCCCCGTCGGAAAACACATTTTACCATCTCCGGGGTCCCCGGCCGTCAAGGCTTCCCTGACGGCGCCGCCCAAAGACCTCCAGGGCCCACCAAAGAACATGTTAAACTTTTACTGGTTTTAACTCTACCTGGTTGTTTTTCAGCAGTTGATAGCATTCCAGCGGTGGTAAGTATTTAGTTGCTGAATGAATCCGGGTTTCGTTGTAAAAGCGGATAAAGTCGACAACCGTTGCATACGCTTCGGCATAGCTGGCAAACTCATGACGCGATAGGCATTCCTCCTCCAAGATAGCGTTAAATGACTCGATATGAGCGTTTAAATTGGGTGTTTTAAAGGGAATCCTTTCGTGCTCGATGCCAAGTTCCAGGCACGTTTCCTCGAAAAGGTTGCTGATAAACTGCGGCCCGTTATCGGATCTGAAGATTGGTTTTTGTTCAGCTGTGTATAATTGCCGTTTAAAAAGAGCGTTTTTAAAGGTGATTACAGCATCCTTCGCTTCACAGGACAAACCGATATGGTAAGCTACAATGCAACGGTCAAAAACGTCAATAATCGGCATGATGAAAAAGAATCTGTCTTCCCCGGCAATGTAGCCGTATTTAAGATCGGCTTCCCAGAGCTGGTTGGAAGCCGTAATGACCCGGTTCCTGGCCAGCCGGCGGGGGTGTTTGCGCTTTATTTTCCGCTGCGGCCTTAAGATATCCAGTTCCTTGCAAAGCCGGTACACCTTTTTCTTGTTAATGATCAGGTGAAACTTCCGGCGCAGGCAGTGGGTTAATTTTAAGTATCCATAGACAAACCCTTCGGCGGTAATTAATTCGCACAACCATTCTTTGACCTGTTCGTTGCTCACAACCTTGTTATCGCTGGTAAAGGTATAATGGGATTTAGGCCGGCCGCCGGCAAAGATCCTGGGTTTGGGTTGGCGCTTTAAATTAGCGTAATACGTGGAACGGCTGATCCCGATAATCCGCAAAACCAGGGAGACTTTATATCCCAAAGAGATCCATTTTTGCGCCACGGCTATTTTATCGGCAAGGGTAGGTTCGTTTTTTTTAACAAATCACGAAGAATGGCGATTTCCAGGTCTTTTTCGCCCAGCAGTTTCTTTAGTTGTTCATTCTCCTTTGTTATCTTCTTGTAATCAGGAGAAATACAGGAGCCGTTTGTTCCTGGTACCTCCTTTTGCGGGTAAAATGTGCCGTATCTTTTATAGCACCTTGCCCAGCGGGCGACTAGACTGGGTGCAATATCATGTCTTCTGGCCACGATCGAGGCATTGCCCGTTTCCAGGGTTTCTTTCACGATCTGCATTTTCATCTCTGGTGAATATTGTTTTCTGTTCAACTAAATCATGCCCCCTTACTTAACTGTAACAGATTGTGGTCTAGCTGTCCAATCTCGTTAGGGGGCTAAATAGACTGATTTTTATCGGAGATGTCGCCGAAGTAGAGGCTTCCCTCAGTGCTGCTAACGATTACCTGGCCCGAGTATTGGGCTTTGCCCCTGCCTTTCTCACTAAGTCCTAGGGGGAAATTAGTTGGAGAAGCACAAGAAGCAGAGAAGAATTCTCGTGGTGGGCGAGGTCGGAGCAGGAAAAACAACCCTTATCCAGACGGTTTTGAAAGGGGTTGAGTCGGTTCCCAAGACTCAGGCACCGGTATATTGGGATTGTTTTGTGGATACACCTGGCGAGTATTTTCAGAATCCTCATTATCGGCGGAATTTGCTGTCATTAGCACAGGGTTGTAGTAAGGTCCTTTTTATTCAGGACTGCACAAAACGGATGAGCGCTTTTCCACCTGACTTTGCGCATGGGTTCTTGGTACCGGTAATAGGAATTGTTACTAAGGCTGATTTGGGTTGCCGGGATGATTACCGAAGAGCGGAGAGATGGCTTCGGCAGGCAGGAGCTCGGAATATTTATGTGGTCAGTGCTGTGACGGGGTTCGGTTTAAAAAGACTCAAAGATGAATTGTTCGTCAGACAAGAGAATCGCAACAGGACGGTGACAGAGCAATTCGATTGTCATGTTAGTAAAAGCTGATCCCGACGGTTACTATCAAATTCAATTGGAAGAAGATGACTGGGAAATATTAGAGGGGATCGCTGCCAACCTCCAGCTTATTGCAGATGTTTCTCAGTGTGATGTGTTTATCGATTGTCCGACGAACGATCGAGATGTTGCAATTGTTGTGGCTGAAGCCAAACCGCGTACAGGCAAGAGCTTGTACAAGGGGAAAGTTTCCGGACAGAGGGCGATAAGATTTAACGAACCAGGGGTGTTTGAGGCATTAGAAAAGGGTGAGCCTACTGTTGGTACCAGAGCGGTTTCCCAGGAGGGAGTTTTTATCAGCCAAAACGCTGTACCGATCTTTAATGCGAAGAGAAAGGTGATCGGAGTATTAATCAGAGAACGAGATATCAGCGAAGCAATGAAAAAGGAAAAGCAAGTGCAGCTCCTGGAAGAAACCACTGAATTGTTGACTGAAAATTTGCTTCGTGTGGCGATAGAAAGCGGCACTTTACCGGGTGCGCTGCATGACGGGCTGCTGGTCGTCAATAAGGATGGGATTATAGTTTATGTTAATCCATCTGCCTTACGTCTGGCTGATGTGATCATTTCCTCTGAAAAGACTTTGCAGTCTGAGGGCAATTACATTGCCGAAACGGAACTCTGTGACATAGTTTTAGAGAAAGAACAGGATGGAAGGATGCGCGTCAGCCAAGAATACCGCTGTTGCGAATACTCGGTTGGTGATCGTATCGTCAACGTTTCATGGGTGCCTCTCTTTCGCAAGGAGTTTGTTGGAGGTATTGTTTTAATAAGAGATATTACCGATGTGCGTAAAAAAGAAAAGGAGCTTATGGTCAAAAGCGCCGTAATTAGAGAAATACATCACCGGGTTAAAAATAACCTCCAAAACATTGCCAGTATCCTGCGGTTGCAGATGCGCCGAGAGCATAACAAAACCGTTAGGGAAGCACTAGGGGTTTGCATCAACCGCATTCTTTCAATTGCTTCGGTACATGAGCTTCTTTCACAGAGTGGTCTTGAGACGATAGACTTGCATCAAATACTCCGGATGACTGTAGAGAGAATTGTTCAAGTTGAGAATGAGTTGTGCGATTGTGAGGTTGAAATCTGCCTGTACGGGGATACCATTAACATTCCGGCTTTTCACGCTTCGACTATAGCTCTGGTGATCTGTGAACTGGTACAGAACGCGATGAGGCACGGTTTCAGGGGAAGCATAAACAGCAAGGGTAAGATCGTTATCTACACTAAACAAATGGGCAGTTTCTATGAACTTCAGGTTGTCGATAATGGTGTGGGACTGCCGGCAAATTTTAAAGAAAATAAAGATTCACGGCTTGGAATCCAACTGGTGGATGTGTTAGTTAGGGAAACCTTAAAAGGAACTTTTCAGATAGGTAATAATCCTGAGGGAGGTGTGCGGTGCAGTATTACCTTCGATGTTGACAGGGCCGGTGTGTGAGTTTACATTAAAAGAACACTTAAGTGCGGGAGGGAGGCAATGAAAGGATAAGTGGAAAAAAGCGCTCGAAAATCGCGATTAAAAGTGTTGATTGCTGATGACGAACCCATAACCCGCATGGACATTAAGGAAATACTTCAAGAAAACGGTTACAATGTCGTAATCGAAGCAGGAGATGGCCTGGCGGCAGTGAAGCTTGCCGAAATCTATTGCCCGGATATCGTTTTGATGGACATCAGGATGCCTCATTTAAATGGTATTGAGGCAGCTGCAGAAATATCTCAAAAGATTGAGGGTGCTATCATTTTCCTAACGGCCTACAGCGACATCACGCTAATTGAAGAGGCGAAACAGATTCCAAAAGTCGTCGGGTATATAGTTAAACCGGTAAGTGAAGAGGAAATATTACCGGCTGTAGAGATAGGATTTTCATGCTTTTTAAGAATGCAGACTTTAGAAAAAGAAAAAGAGAAATTCAAGGGCGATCTCGAAGCACGCAAGATAATCGAAAGGGCAAAAGGTATTTTAATGCAGAAGTATGGTTGGAGTGAAGAGTTTGCTTACAAAAAATTACGGCGTTTGAGTATGGACCAGAGAAAGCCGATGAAAGAAATTGCTGAAGCGATAATATTCACTGATTTTCTTTGATAATTGTGATAAGTGATCTCAAACATATCTCGGAGAGTCAACGGCGTCTCTCCATAGCTCGTGGCTGAGCTAAGGAGAGATTTTTTATTTCTAATAGATGGGGTGGGCTTGGGCAAATGGTAACATCGGGAGAAGGTTATGCACTTCTTAGTGTAGGCATCGACATCGGAACTACAACGACCCACCTTGCTTTTAGTAGACTCTATGTCGTCAATCTGGCAGGAGGCAGCTCCGTAGCTAACTTTGAGATTATTTCCAGAGAAATTATCTATGAGTCGCGGATTTATTTTACCCCTTTAATTGATGAGAACAAAATCGATCTCAGTAGGCTAAAGGAGATTATTGCCACTGAGTATGCAACAGCGGGGATTGAACCTGGTGAAGTGAAGTCAGGGGCGGTCATTATAACGGGTGAAGCTGCTCTGAAAGAGAATGCCGATGAAGTTGCGAAAATTCTCGAGGGTTTAGCAGGAGACTTTGTGGTTGCGTTGGCAGGACCGGATCTCGAAGCGATTCTTGCAGGCCAAGGTTCGGGAGCGCAACGTATCTCCCGGCGAGAAGGGATTACTGTGGCTAATCTTGATATAGGCGGCGGTACTACCAACATTGCTGTTTTTCGTTGTGGGGATCTTTGTGACACAGCTACCGTTCAAGTCGGTGGAAGACTGTTTACTTTTAATCCTTATTCTCTTGTGGTGAATTCGGTAACTAAGGTGGGACGTCAGTACGCTGACTACCTCGGTGTTTCGATAGAGAAGGGGCGACCGCTTAATCCGGATGATGTGGAAGTTTTTTGCCAGGGCTTGGTAGATATTCTTGATGAAGTGATAGAGCGGAGAAATATCAGTGCCCTTTCGAAAATCGGTTTGTTGAGAGGTCCTTTGAGAAGGGATTATCAAATTGATGCTCTGATTTTCTCCGGAGGAGTAGGGCACTTCGTATATGAAAACGAAATCAAGGATTTTTTTGACTACGGAGATTACGGTCCTTATTTTGCACAAATGATTAAAGAAAAATCCGTTATGCTCAAAAGGTATCACATCATTCAACCTGATCATACTTTACGGGCAACCGTGATCGGGGCTGGAGTCTATAGCATGAAGTTGAGTGGGAGCACGATATTTCTTAAGAAAAAAGATTTTCTTCCTCTTCGTAACATTCCTGTTTCTCTTGTTCATCTGAAAGAACAAGAAAATTTGGAAAACATTAAGAGGAAGTTAGAAACCGCAATAGCCCCATTTCAAGAAAAGTACCCTGTTGTTGCAATTGCCATTACCGGCTGGAGGCACCCGAAACTTAACCGGATTGAGCAGTTGGCGCATGCAATAGCAACCGTTAAAGAGGACGGAATAGGATCACCGCTGGTCGTGATCACAGAGGGAAACTATGGGAAGGTGCTTGGGTACCTTCTCGAAAATCGACTTGAAGATGGGGAAGACCTGATTTGCCTCGATGAGATAAAGCTTGGTGGAGGTGATTTTATCGATATCGGCAAGCCTTTAAATATAGGGGCTGTTGTTCCGGTGATCGTTAAAACACTGGTGTTTTCCAACTGAAAAAGGGGGTTGTCTTTTGTGGCGAAACGATACTCTGCTAGGGTTAGGGGTGAAACTTTTGGATTCTCTTCTCTTAAAGAAGTTTTTGCGAAATCCAATGAAGAAAAGTCGGGAGACCTGCTTGCCGGTGTTGCTGCTTCTTCTGCTGCGGAAAGGATCGCTGCCAAGAGAGTCCTTTCCGAGACTACCTTGGAGGAAATTTATAACAATCCTTTAATTTCACCGGATGAGGATGAAGTCAGTAGGGTGATTTTGGAAAGTGTCCGAATGCCGATTTACAATCAGATTAAAAACTGGACGGTTGCCGAGCTGCGGGAGTTTCTTCTGGCAGACACTACCACAAATGAGGATATTGCGTACCTTAGACAAGGACTCACCAGTGAGATGATTGCAGCAGTATGCAAAATTATGAGCAATCTCGATCTCATTTATGCAGCCTCTAAAATAGTCGTTACTTCACACTGTAACAACACCCTTGGTATCAAAGGGACTTTAAACGCTAGGCTTCAGCCAAACCATCCTACCGATGATGTTGAGGGTATTCTTTGGTCGATGCGCGAAGGTTTAGCCTACGGAGTGGGAGATGCTGTAATTGGGATTAATCCTGTAAACGATAGTGTTGCCAGCGTTTCTCGTCTTATGGAAGCGACACATGAAATGATTACTGAATTCGGTATTCCTACCCAAAATTGCGTTTTGGCTCATATCACTACTCAAATGGAGGCTGTTCGCAATGGAGCACCGGTTAGCGTTTTCTTTCAAAGCATTGCCGGAACTGAAAAAGGAAATAAGGCTTTTGGCATAAGTGTCTCCCTTCTTGATGAGGCCTATGAAGTGATTAAAAGATATAGTACGGCGGCAGGGCCGAATCTGATGTATTTTGAAACAGGACAAGGCTCGGAGCTGTCTAGCGATGCTCATGAAGGTGTCGATCAGCTGACTTTAGAAGCCCGATGCTATGGGTTGGCAAAGCGCTATAATCCTTTGCTCGTGAATACGGTCGTCGGCTTCATAGGACCTGAGTATCTCTATGATTCGCGGCAGGTAATTAGGGCAGGTCTTGAGGATCACTTTATGGGAAAGCTTACGGGGGTTCCAATGGGGTGTGATGCTTGCTACACCAACCACATGAAGGCCGACCAGAAGGACATTGAAAACCTGGCGGTTCTCCTTACTGCAGCTAATTGCAATTATTTTATGGGGGTTCCTATGGGGGATGATGTGATGCTTAATTATCAGTGTACAAGTTATCACGATATAGCTACCCTGCGTCAGTTGCTAGGCCTCAGGCCGGCGCCGGAGTTCGAATGTTGGATGGAAAAAATGGGGTTGATAAGAGAAGGAATACTTACCGATCGAGCCGGTGACCCAAGGGTCTTTACAAAAGGAGGTTTTGCCGGTAATGGA includes the following:
- a CDS encoding helix-turn-helix domain-containing protein, coding for MAVKLPLRFRIIHYLSKSDGGVTCDQLVDSLKSEYGDEGQFKPSTIENHLMSLRAVGIVEVDKVDLDDNDNLILWYKISDYGKSKLSYLPQGWK
- a CDS encoding BMC domain-containing protein, which translates into the protein MSEGTKERIIQEYVPGKQVTLAHVIAAPVPEMCEKLGISSRGAIGIMTITPGEGAIIAADITVKAANVELVYVDRFSGSLRLDPLKLDN
- a CDS encoding IS3 family transposase, which translates into the protein MGYKVSLVLRIIGISRSTYYANLKRQPKPRIFAGGRPKSHYTFTSDNKVVSNEQVKEWLCELITAEGFVYGYLKLTHCLRRKFHLIINKKKVYRLCKELDILRPQRKIKRKHPRRLARNRVITASNQLWEADLKYGYIAGEDRFFFIMPIIDVFDRCIVAYHIGLSCEAKDAVITFKNALFKRQLYTAEQKPIFRSDNGPQFISNLFEETCLELGIEHERIPFKTPNLNAHIESFNAILEEECLSRHEFASYAEAYATVVDFIRFYNETRIHSATKYLPPLECYQLLKNNQVELKPVKV
- a CDS encoding transposase; translated protein: MNRKQYSPEMKMQIVKETLETGNASIVARRHDIAPSLVARWARCYKRYGTFYPQKEVPGTNGSCISPDYKKITKENEQLKKLLGEKDLEIAILRDLLKKTNLPLPIK
- a CDS encoding EutP/PduV family microcompartment system protein; the encoded protein is MEKHKKQRRILVVGEVGAGKTTLIQTVLKGVESVPKTQAPVYWDCFVDTPGEYFQNPHYRRNLLSLAQGCSKVLFIQDCTKRMSAFPPDFAHGFLVPVIGIVTKADLGCRDDYRRAERWLRQAGARNIYVVSAVTGFGLKRLKDELFVRQENRNRTVTEQFDCHVSKS
- a CDS encoding sensor histidine kinase encodes the protein MLVKADPDGYYQIQLEEDDWEILEGIAANLQLIADVSQCDVFIDCPTNDRDVAIVVAEAKPRTGKSLYKGKVSGQRAIRFNEPGVFEALEKGEPTVGTRAVSQEGVFISQNAVPIFNAKRKVIGVLIRERDISEAMKKEKQVQLLEETTELLTENLLRVAIESGTLPGALHDGLLVVNKDGIIVYVNPSALRLADVIISSEKTLQSEGNYIAETELCDIVLEKEQDGRMRVSQEYRCCEYSVGDRIVNVSWVPLFRKEFVGGIVLIRDITDVRKKEKELMVKSAVIREIHHRVKNNLQNIASILRLQMRREHNKTVREALGVCINRILSIASVHELLSQSGLETIDLHQILRMTVERIVQVENELCDCEVEICLYGDTINIPAFHASTIALVICELVQNAMRHGFRGSINSKGKIVIYTKQMGSFYELQVVDNGVGLPANFKENKDSRLGIQLVDVLVRETLKGTFQIGNNPEGGVRCSITFDVDRAGV
- a CDS encoding ANTAR domain-containing response regulator is translated as MEKSARKSRLKVLIADDEPITRMDIKEILQENGYNVVIEAGDGLAAVKLAEIYCPDIVLMDIRMPHLNGIEAAAEISQKIEGAIIFLTAYSDITLIEEAKQIPKVVGYIVKPVSEEEILPAVEIGFSCFLRMQTLEKEKEKFKGDLEARKIIERAKGILMQKYGWSEEFAYKKLRRLSMDQRKPMKEIAEAIIFTDFL
- a CDS encoding ethanolamine ammonia-lyase reactivating factor EutA codes for the protein MVTSGEGYALLSVGIDIGTTTTHLAFSRLYVVNLAGGSSVANFEIISREIIYESRIYFTPLIDENKIDLSRLKEIIATEYATAGIEPGEVKSGAVIITGEAALKENADEVAKILEGLAGDFVVALAGPDLEAILAGQGSGAQRISRREGITVANLDIGGGTTNIAVFRCGDLCDTATVQVGGRLFTFNPYSLVVNSVTKVGRQYADYLGVSIEKGRPLNPDDVEVFCQGLVDILDEVIERRNISALSKIGLLRGPLRRDYQIDALIFSGGVGHFVYENEIKDFFDYGDYGPYFAQMIKEKSVMLKRYHIIQPDHTLRATVIGAGVYSMKLSGSTIFLKKKDFLPLRNIPVSLVHLKEQENLENIKRKLETAIAPFQEKYPVVAIAITGWRHPKLNRIEQLAHAIATVKEDGIGSPLVVITEGNYGKVLGYLLENRLEDGEDLICLDEIKLGGGDFIDIGKPLNIGAVVPVIVKTLVFSN
- a CDS encoding ethanolamine ammonia-lyase subunit EutB; translated protein: MAKRYSARVRGETFGFSSLKEVFAKSNEEKSGDLLAGVAASSAAERIAAKRVLSETTLEEIYNNPLISPDEDEVSRVILESVRMPIYNQIKNWTVAELREFLLADTTTNEDIAYLRQGLTSEMIAAVCKIMSNLDLIYAASKIVVTSHCNNTLGIKGTLNARLQPNHPTDDVEGILWSMREGLAYGVGDAVIGINPVNDSVASVSRLMEATHEMITEFGIPTQNCVLAHITTQMEAVRNGAPVSVFFQSIAGTEKGNKAFGISVSLLDEAYEVIKRYSTAAGPNLMYFETGQGSELSSDAHEGVDQLTLEARCYGLAKRYNPLLVNTVVGFIGPEYLYDSRQVIRAGLEDHFMGKLTGVPMGCDACYTNHMKADQKDIENLAVLLTAANCNYFMGVPMGDDVMLNYQCTSYHDIATLRQLLGLRPAPEFECWMEKMGLIREGILTDRAGDPRVFTKGGFAGNG